A DNA window from Streptococcus mutans contains the following coding sequences:
- a CDS encoding toll/interleukin-1 receptor domain-containing protein, with the protein MNKVFWSKLFNHEETLPLIFISHNSKNSNYGDIIKALLIGVGLQNHQLIYTSSSTNGIPVGNNIYDFLQKGLSSKPIVLFLLSPEYFSSVVCLNEMGATWVKKNNYFIFFLPGFNQRQQEYLDSCLDKNVKGIYLNGDSRCKNDLKNFVRKIIKEYIGICEEERIESEVERCCDKLHKISVIGKQYTAKITKVNNKVHDNIFLELDTLLPTGEEFHKGEKHWLQLYLRNENSNLPDKIEEGMTVTFVPKQITSFERKKYGNLNFRNIYAESGTVEIFR; encoded by the coding sequence ATGAATAAGGTTTTTTGGAGTAAATTGTTTAATCACGAAGAAACTCTGCCATTAATTTTTATAAGTCATAATTCAAAAAATAGTAATTATGGTGACATTATAAAGGCATTGTTAATTGGTGTTGGTTTGCAGAACCATCAATTAATTTATACTTCAAGCTCTACAAATGGCATACCTGTTGGAAACAATATTTATGATTTTTTGCAAAAAGGACTTAGTTCAAAGCCAATTGTTTTATTTTTATTATCTCCAGAATATTTTTCGAGTGTTGTTTGTTTGAATGAGATGGGAGCAACTTGGGTGAAAAAGAATAATTATTTTATATTCTTTCTGCCAGGATTTAATCAAAGACAACAAGAATATTTGGATAGTTGTTTGGATAAAAATGTAAAGGGAATTTATCTGAATGGCGATAGTCGTTGTAAAAATGATTTGAAAAATTTTGTAAGAAAAATCATTAAAGAGTATATTGGAATTTGTGAAGAGGAGAGAATTGAGAGTGAAGTAGAAAGATGCTGTGATAAATTACATAAAATTTCTGTTATTGGTAAGCAATACACTGCTAAAATTACAAAAGTTAATAATAAAGTACATGATAATATTTTTTTAGAATTAGACACTTTGTTACCTACAGGTGAAGAATTTCATAAAGGTGAGAAACATTGGCTGCAACTGTATTTAAGAAATGAAAATTCTAATCTTCCAGATAAAATTGAAGAAGGGATGACAGTTACTTTTGTTCCTAAACAAATTACCTCTTTTGAGCGAAAAAAATACGGGAATCTTAATTTCAGAAATATCTATGCTGAATCTGGGACTGTTGAAATTTTTAGATAG
- a CDS encoding UDP-N-acetylmuramoyl-tripeptide--D-alanyl-D-alanine ligase, translated as MKLTLQEIASVVGAQNDVSLFEDLTINAIEFDSRQIKTGDLFLPLQGARDGHEFIDTAFANGAVATFSEKNITSDYPYILVVDCLKAFQDLAQYYLEKMRVDVIAVTGSNGKTTTKDMIATILATTYKTYKTQGNYNNEIGLPYTVLHMPDDTEKIVLEMGQDHLGDIALLSNLTHPHIAVVTLIGEAHLEFFGSREKIAEGKMQITQGMDGHGILIAPADKIINSFLPEKQKVIRFGADEDIFVTELEEHKNYLNFKTNFLDNEIKLPVTGKYNATNAMIASYVGKLLNISEEKIISALAQLNLTRNRTEWKKAANGADILSDVYNANPTAMKLILETFSSIPANNGGKKIAVLADMKELGDSELALHAAMIASLDPAVIDRIFLFGPLMQALADEVAQVYSVGKWYYFAQADQVDELTEQIQKVLGPNDQILLKGSNSMKLAQVVECLEG; from the coding sequence ATGAAGTTAACTTTACAAGAGATAGCCTCGGTTGTAGGTGCTCAAAATGATGTCAGTCTTTTTGAAGATCTTACCATCAATGCTATTGAATTTGACAGCCGCCAGATAAAGACAGGTGATTTATTTTTACCTCTGCAGGGTGCGCGTGATGGCCATGAGTTTATTGATACTGCTTTTGCCAATGGTGCTGTTGCTACTTTTTCCGAAAAAAACATAACCAGTGATTATCCCTATATTTTAGTTGTAGATTGCTTGAAAGCTTTTCAGGATTTGGCGCAATACTATTTGGAGAAAATGCGGGTTGATGTTATTGCTGTAACAGGCTCTAATGGAAAAACAACCACAAAGGACATGATAGCAACTATTTTAGCAACTACTTACAAAACTTACAAGACACAAGGTAATTATAATAATGAAATTGGTCTGCCTTATACAGTTTTACACATGCCTGATGATACTGAAAAAATTGTACTTGAAATGGGTCAGGACCATCTCGGTGATATTGCCCTTCTGTCTAATCTTACCCATCCTCACATAGCTGTTGTCACCTTGATTGGTGAAGCTCATTTAGAGTTCTTTGGCAGCCGTGAGAAAATTGCTGAAGGAAAAATGCAAATTACTCAAGGAATGGATGGTCATGGGATTCTTATTGCACCAGCGGATAAAATCATTAATTCATTTTTACCAGAAAAGCAAAAGGTTATTCGCTTTGGAGCTGATGAAGATATTTTTGTGACCGAATTAGAAGAGCATAAAAACTATTTGAACTTTAAAACGAATTTCCTAGATAATGAGATTAAATTGCCAGTAACTGGTAAATATAATGCTACCAATGCTATGATTGCTAGCTATGTTGGAAAACTGCTTAATATCTCTGAAGAAAAGATTATCTCTGCACTGGCTCAGCTCAATCTAACTCGTAATCGAACGGAATGGAAAAAAGCGGCTAACGGTGCAGATATCTTATCTGATGTTTATAATGCTAATCCAACAGCTATGAAACTGATTTTGGAGACTTTCTCCAGCATTCCAGCAAATAATGGTGGTAAAAAAATTGCGGTGCTGGCAGATATGAAAGAATTAGGAGACAGTGAATTAGCCTTACATGCAGCCATGATTGCTAGTCTAGATCCTGCAGTGATAGATCGTATTTTTCTTTTTGGACCACTAATGCAAGCTCTAGCAGATGAAGTCGCCCAAGTTTATTCAGTAGGGAAATGGTATTATTTTGCCCAAGCTGATCAGGTAGATGAGCTCACTGAGCAAATTCAAAAGGTATTAGGCCCTAATGACCAAATACTTCTAAAGGGATCAAATTCCATGAAATTGGCCCAAGTTGTGGAGTGTTTGGAAGGGTAA
- a CDS encoding tetratricopeptide repeat-containing protein yields MNGKKYCFVVMGFGKKTDPYTGRNINLDETYEKVIQPLFYEEFPNFELIRADELVGSNVIDKNMYNLLLKAELVIADITTDNANALYELGVRHALRPFSTIIMCQKREKEFGFDLNHTRILTYNNFGEKLESDESFPIRNKLKKYVEEALLNKPEEEKIDSPFYTYLPKVTPPSYDQEYQYNAVKATKNTKIIGNLIKSAKQAMLDNDFKQAKKYWKQLSQKSPDEIYFVQQLALATYKSKEPTQTDALMEALEIINKLPLDKTLEVESLSIAAAIYKNLYRVNKNPDYLRRAIAFSKKAYIVTNDYYPGENYINCLLLEAFNYSKDEEKVYYAKLEAQKTYKELLKIIKNNDDEDDYWKYATQAVAYKFFNKESDYLTSKSTFESKCQSDWEKLTFNNTISELEEIKRVLFSNN; encoded by the coding sequence GTGAATGGTAAAAAGTATTGTTTTGTTGTTATGGGATTTGGGAAGAAGACAGATCCCTACACTGGAAGAAATATTAATTTAGATGAAACATATGAAAAAGTTATCCAGCCTTTATTTTATGAGGAATTTCCGAATTTTGAATTAATTCGAGCGGATGAGTTAGTTGGCTCTAATGTTATTGACAAAAATATGTACAATTTATTGTTAAAAGCCGAACTTGTTATTGCAGATATTACAACTGATAATGCCAATGCACTTTATGAGCTTGGAGTTCGTCATGCACTCCGACCTTTTTCAACAATTATTATGTGTCAAAAAAGAGAAAAGGAGTTTGGCTTTGATTTAAATCACACGAGAATTCTTACATACAATAATTTTGGTGAAAAATTGGAATCTGATGAAAGTTTTCCAATAAGAAATAAATTGAAGAAATATGTTGAGGAAGCATTGTTAAACAAGCCCGAAGAAGAAAAAATAGACAGTCCATTTTACACCTATCTTCCTAAGGTAACCCCACCTTCCTATGATCAGGAATATCAATATAATGCTGTGAAAGCTACAAAAAATACAAAAATCATTGGAAATTTAATTAAATCTGCAAAGCAAGCAATGCTAGATAATGATTTTAAGCAAGCCAAAAAATATTGGAAACAGTTATCTCAAAAATCTCCAGATGAGATTTATTTCGTTCAGCAATTGGCTTTGGCGACTTATAAGTCTAAAGAACCAACTCAGACAGATGCGTTAATGGAAGCTTTAGAAATCATTAACAAACTTCCACTAGATAAAACCCTAGAGGTTGAAAGTTTAAGTATTGCTGCAGCAATCTATAAAAATTTATATCGTGTTAATAAAAATCCAGATTATTTAAGAAGGGCGATCGCTTTTTCTAAAAAAGCATATATTGTGACAAATGACTACTATCCTGGGGAAAATTATATCAATTGTTTACTTTTGGAAGCTTTTAATTATTCAAAAGATGAAGAGAAAGTTTACTATGCTAAACTTGAAGCTCAGAAGACCTATAAAGAATTATTAAAAATTATTAAAAATAATGACGATGAGGATGATTATTGGAAGTATGCTACTCAAGCCGTTGCTTATAAATTTTTTAATAAAGAAAGTGACTATTTAACAAGTAAAAGCACATTCGAAAGTAAATGTCAAAGTGACTGGGAGAAACTGACTTTTAATAATACTATTTCTGAATTAGAAGAAATTAAGCGAGTTTTATTTTCAAATAATTAG